Proteins from a genomic interval of Dama dama isolate Ldn47 chromosome 1, ASM3311817v1, whole genome shotgun sequence:
- the LOC133043668 gene encoding large ribosomal subunit protein uL22-like yields the protein MVCYSLDPENPTKSCKSRGSNLRVHFKNTRETAQAIKGMHIRKATEYLKAVTLKKQCVPLRLYNGRVGRCAQAKQWGWTQGRWPKKSAEFLLHMLKSAESNVELKGLDVDSLVIEHIQVNKAPKMWRRTYRAHGRINPYMSSPCHIEMILTEKEQIVPKPEEEVAQKKKISQKKLKKQTLMARE from the coding sequence ATGGTGTGCTATTCACTcgacccagaaaaccccacaaaatcatgcaaatcaagaggttcaaatcttcgtgttcactttaagaacactCGTGAGACTGCCCAGGCCATAAAGGGTATGCATATCCGAAAAGCCACCGAATATCTGAAGGCTGTCACTTTAAAGAAGCAGTGTGTGCCATTGCGTCTTTACAATGGTAGAGTTGGTAGGTGTGCACAGGCCAAACAGTGGGGCTGGACGCAGGGTCGGTGGCCcaaaaagagtgctgaatttttactGCACATGCTCAAAAGTGCAGAGAGTAATGTTGAACTTAAGGGCTTAGATGTAGATTCTTTGGTCATTGAGCACATCCAAGTGAACAAAGCCCCCAAGATGTGGCGCAGGACTTACAGAGCTCACGGTCGGATCAACCCCTAcatgagctctccctgccacattgagatgatccttactgaaaaagaacagattgttcctaaaccagaagaggaggttgcacagaagaaaaagatatcccagaagaaactgaagaaacaaacaCTTATGGCCCGGGAATAA